AGATCTTCGCGTGCATAGATTTCCACGGGCGACAGGACGGCGCGACCGACCAGATAGGCGGCCATGACAAAAACGCTCAGCAGGCAGGTGGCGGAGGGCGCGGTGCGCAATGGCCAGCGACCGCCGATCACCATCAAACTGGCAGCCGCACCGAGCAGGGCGACTGTCGGCCAGAAGAAGAGCAATCGTGTCTCGGTGCCCAACACCAGGCCGCTCAGCAATCCGAGAAAGCTGAGCAGAAGCACGATTGCCCGAACGGTTTTTTGCAACCACATGGGGGAATTTGGGGGCGGGGGATGAGTGAAACGATTGCCTCTATGCGGACGTTTGAAGAGACGAATTCAATTCAATGGCTTACAGGGAAGTCTTGCCAAGAGCCATTTGCTCCTCAATCCAGACGTAGGTTTTTTCCAATCCGTCACGAAGTTTGGTCGAAGGTTCCCAGTTGAACACCTGTTTGATCAAGGTGTTGTCGCTGTTGCGGCCGTTGACGCCTTTGGGGGCGGAAAGGTTATAAGAGCGTTCGAGTTTCACTCCGGCAATTTCCTCGGCAATGCTGACGAGCTGGTTGATGGTGACGAGTTCACTGCTGCCCAAATTGATGGGTTCGTAGAAATCGCTGTTCATGATCATTTGCGAACCGAGCACGCAATCGTCGATGTATTGGAAACTGCGGGTCTGTTCGCCGTCGCCCCAGATGTTGATGGTCAGATTGCCTGATTGTTTGGCCTCGAGCACTTTGCGACAGATGGCAGCAGGTGCTTTTTCGCGACCGCCGTCCCAGGTGCCATGAGGTCCGTAAACGTTGTGGTATCGGGCAATGCGGGTGGCGATACCGAAGTCTTCGCGGAAATGGCGGCACATGCGCTCGCTGAAAAGTTTTTCCCAACCGTAGCCATCTTCAGGCATGCCGGGATAGGCGTCCTCTTCTTTCAACGGGATGACCCGGGGATCGCGTTGTTTGTCGGCATTGTAGACACAGGCCGAAGATGAGTAAAAAAAGCCCTTCACCTCTGCTTCACGGGACGCCATCAACAGATGCGTGTTGATCAGAACGCTGAGCATGCAGAGTGCCTTGTTGTTTTCGATGAAGCCCATCCCCCCCATGTCGGCAGCGAGGTTGTAGACCTGGGCGGCATCCTTGACAGCGGTGCGACAGGCGTTGATTTCCTGGAGATCGAGCGTGAGGTTTTGCACGTCGTCGAAGACTTGATACCACTCGGAAACGGGTTTGATGTCGACGGCGCGGAGTTTGGTGAACCCCTGAAGCCGCAAGTCGGCAACCAGGTGTCCGCCGATGAAGCCGCCGGCTCCGCAAATGGTGATCAGATCGTCTTTATTGCTCATGGTGTATGGGATTTGGGGTGGGTGATGTCGTTGAAGTTGAGGTGGAAAGGTGTTTGGGTTTTAGGCCGAGGAAAAGCCGCCACAGGAACAGGCTGTTGCCGCGAAAATATCGACCGAACAGGCGACGGGGTTCCTGTATGGTTCGGTAAAGCCACTCCAAGCCACTGCGCTGCATCCAGCGGGGAGCTTGTTTGACACGATTGGTGTGAAAGTCAAACGCCGCGCCAACGCCGCATAGAAGGGTGGTGTCGAGAAGCGACAGGTGAGAGGCGACAAAACGTTCCTGTTTGGGGGTGCCGAGGCCCACCCAGATCATGTCGGGTTTGACTGCGGTCACCTGTTGCTGAAGGTCTTCAAGTTCGACCGCGTTCAGAGCACGATAAGGCGGGCAGTAGGTGCCCACCACTTGAAGTCCGGGAAAGAGGGTGGTGAGTTTGATCTTCAGCAGGTCGGCCACGCCGGGGGCACCGCCGTAAAAAAAGTGGGTAAATCCTTTCTCCACCGACTGCCGGCAAACTTCCAGCATGAGGTCGGGTCCATAAACGCGGTCCATTTGTTTTTGGCCGTTCAACCAGCCAAGCCAGACCATGGGCATGCCATCCGGGGTGACAAGATAGGCACCGCCTAGGACTTCAAGGAAGTCGGCGTGGTCGAAGGCTTCATTGACGCCATGCACACCGGTCACACAAATGTAGCCTTTGCGTTTGTTGCGAAGCGCCTCGAAAATGTGCTCGCATGCGGTGGTCATGTTGACGGCGCTGATGGGAGATTCGAGCACCTTGATGTGGGGAATGTTGGTGGGCATCATTCGTTACTTGGCGCTGTCGGTTGAAGGGAGGCGTGAGCGAGGATCCTCCTGGCGATGCCGTTGGGGGTGTGATGTTGCTGGGCGAACAACCTTGCCTGACGGGCAACGGTGGCGAGTCGGGGAAGATCTTGCAAGGCGCTGAGAACGACGCGGTTGAAATCGTTTTGATTTTCGTGGTAGCGCAGACTGTTCTCTCCGTCGATCAGATTGGTTTGCACCTGATCGTTGTGATTCACCAATGGCACCGCCTCATGGAGCATGGTCTGGTAGTGTCGAAAGCAATGGAAGCCCACGCCTTCGGTCGACAGCACCATGCGTGAACGGCTCATGTGTTCATGAAAGGCATCTGCACTGAGGGGTTTGTCCGCAATGTGAAGACGCAATTCGGGATGCGATTGAGCGAGGTTTTTGATGAACTGAAGGCCTCGTTCGCGCGGGGGAGCGTTGATGCTGGAGGCGAAGAACAAATCGATGTCGCGATCCTCCCAGTTGACCGTGCTCCAACCGGAGGGCGGTTCGAAAACCCACAGAGGCAGAAACTGCACCGGTTTGCCACGGTAGCTGGCATTTGCTGTCGCGGGATTGACTTTCCAGTAGGAGTTCGCGTGGAAAAACTGAGCCGATTGTTCGTGGATGTCCGTCGCATCATAGCGGTCAATCACCGCGATGTGGGTGGAGCCTGGGATCAGCAGTTTTGTCAGGAATCGGGAAAACGGCA
This is a stretch of genomic DNA from Phragmitibacter flavus. It encodes these proteins:
- a CDS encoding NAD-dependent epimerase/dehydratase family protein — translated: MSNKDDLITICGAGGFIGGHLVADLRLQGFTKLRAVDIKPVSEWYQVFDDVQNLTLDLQEINACRTAVKDAAQVYNLAADMGGMGFIENNKALCMLSVLINTHLLMASREAEVKGFFYSSSACVYNADKQRDPRVIPLKEEDAYPGMPEDGYGWEKLFSERMCRHFREDFGIATRIARYHNVYGPHGTWDGGREKAPAAICRKVLEAKQSGNLTINIWGDGEQTRSFQYIDDCVLGSQMIMNSDFYEPINLGSSELVTINQLVSIAEEIAGVKLERSYNLSAPKGVNGRNSDNTLIKQVFNWEPSTKLRDGLEKTYVWIEEQMALGKTSL
- a CDS encoding WecB/TagA/CpsF family glycosyltransferase; this encodes MMPTNIPHIKVLESPISAVNMTTACEHIFEALRNKRKGYICVTGVHGVNEAFDHADFLEVLGGAYLVTPDGMPMVWLGWLNGQKQMDRVYGPDLMLEVCRQSVEKGFTHFFYGGAPGVADLLKIKLTTLFPGLQVVGTYCPPYRALNAVELEDLQQQVTAVKPDMIWVGLGTPKQERFVASHLSLLDTTLLCGVGAAFDFHTNRVKQAPRWMQRSGLEWLYRTIQEPRRLFGRYFRGNSLFLWRLFLGLKPKHLSTSTSTTSPTPNPIHHEQ